The following is a genomic window from Malus sylvestris chromosome 12, drMalSylv7.2, whole genome shotgun sequence.
taaatgcatgagaacaagctaactcagtcacataaatatgctcctatcaagggtTGAAGTTAATTTTAACTGTTTTGTCAAAGTATTATTCTATGTTGTCTAGGTTGACTAAGCTATTATGTATGCTTGCTGGTTTACTTTCATTGATCAAGCACCAATCCGAAGGTAGATTGATATCTCACCATTCGATGGTTCTGGGGATTTTGTCGTTGGCATTTTCTTGATTGGTTTGTATCAAGAGTGTGTGGTCTCTAGGACTTTTGACTAAGGCTTGGAAATTCATGTTTGTTCCTGTAATTTTGTAATAAACTCTAAAGATTAAGGCTAATGGTTAGACTCTTTCAAGGACTTGGTATCCTGAAGTTTTGATGTTTAATGTGAGTGCTTTTAGCATATGAGGATCTGAAAGGCTTATTGTGAGACCTGGGAAGCAATCAAAATGAATTGGCCCATTATAGAGGCTTAACTCAATCATTCCAAAAATACTATCACTGAAGTCAGTGAATCTTGCATCTCGgagacataataaaatagaagtaTTGAGGCCTCTTCTTGTTAAAGGTTTGACTGGGATCTGAACTAAACCAATGTGAATGTAATTATGACCATCTTTTCTATGGGGTTTGATTTGTTCCGGTGTGAATAATTGACATGTTTCGTGTTCTTTACTAAGAGCGTAGGCTTTCTCAACTGTTTTAACATGATGTTCACTTCTGAAAGAAGTTACTGACCATTtctttgtgtaaatattttaactaGATATTTTGGGGATGTTCCAATCTCCAAAATCAACGCTTTTATCTGtttgaaattctaatttttgttcCTCATTTGCTATGTTTGGAATTCTACTCAAAGTGGATCTAGAGCTAGTGCTGGTAGCTGAATTAGATTTAAATAATCTACTCATTattcaaagatcaagttttGTAATTACAGAGATCttattctttgcatatttgctAAACTTTCTCTCCGCTCATGTGATATGCTCATGCCAATCCTATGGTCTTATTGTTTGGAACACACCTTATTATTTGGTTTGAGAGCAAACAATCCTACTTAGAAAGTTAACAGATATGACCTACTGGAATTAACAAAACTGATAGGTGAGtaaatgaataaactattaagatTAGTGATTCAATTACCACTCACTCGGCTGtgattaggggtgggcaaacgggtatagGAACCGTGGGTCGGAGCGGGTAATGTGGGTACAGGGCGAGTATGGGCCGGTtcctaatttttaaaaagagaaatgGGCTGGGCTAGGCCTTTGAAACTTTAGGTTCGGGCCGGTTCCATAAGTGTAGAAAAACGGGTACCCGGACCGACCCGTTTCTAATTATAATGAACGACCCAGATTGGATGATAAGTTATCATCCAATCTCAATTGTTAGTTTCAAGATCAACCCTAACCAATTCCTCCAGGTTCCAGAATCACTCCCTCGCCTATCCTTCGACTCCATCGCCTCTCCCTGGACTCCCTCCACTCAATCGCCTCTCCCTCAACTCCCTCCACTCTAACTCTCAATCGTCTTCCCCTCACCTCACAGTACTCACACCAGCCTCATTATCTAGGTTTTAATTTCCTAGCTCCAAGGTGTGGGGGTTGCAGGTTTGATGTAGGTGGGTTCTGGGTTTCCAATCTGAGCTCGTAGAGCGACGAGTGTGTAGAGAAATAGGGGCCAAGAGTTGAAagggtttgagagagagagttacaaCCTTAGGGTTTCGAAGGTAGAAATGGAAGGATGGATGGTGGCTGTGCAATCTGTGCGATGTAAGATCGAGAGTTGTAGAGGAAACTCTGTTTCTCTTCCAGTTTTTTAGTTTCTGTTTGGTTTAATTTGTCTGTAACCTGAGCTTAATTCCAATTGTAGTTTATGTTTGGTAATTGCAGAAGTGAAAATTCTATGCTACTGTGCATAACCTGGGCTCTGTTGATGAAGCATTTCCCTTTTTTGTCTGAATCAGAAAGATGTTTGAGGGCTGCTGCTGATGGTTCTGAGGGATCAGGGCTAGGCTCTCTACGCCGTTGTAGACTGGAGCTCACAAAACGTGGTCTTTTAGGGATAGCGTGGCCATTTCAACTTTGATGGACTGCGTGGCCTTGGCGGATGGAGGCAGAGACGTTGAGAAAGGTGGAGGTttcgagaaaagaaaaaaaaacaaacaaacaaagaaccCGTGGACCCGGCCCTTTCCAACAGGGCCGGGTAAGGTTCGGTTCCTATATAAGAATATGCTATCCCCGGCCCGGCCCATGCCCACCCTTAGTTGTGATACCAAATGGGGCGGAAATGGGAGCAGTTAAAGCTCGTATGTgggaatatatatattaaatcatATAGTGGCATCACAACTGCCCTAATAAGGGTTCTCAGGGCATCTATGTGGGGTTTACAATTTACaacaatcaaaaactaaaaagagTAAGATATGTAAGTGTTTATAATAGCACAAAAATCAGGGAACTGAGAATGAAAGAATATGCATTGACGTTTGAGGTGGATTTAGAttcatttggtttgattttttgttaaaattttgaatagaaaatgaaggaaaaaaatctAGGGAATAAGATGTTCAACAAATTTGGGCCTAAAGTTAGGTTTACTCGACATTGAAATGAAATTAGGCTGATATTTGACTTTGGATCGAGCTTAGAAAATGAACACTgaacatacaaaaaaaatattaatttatagtcactcggtttggttcggttcataAACCACCAAAATCAAAACTGAACCAATAGTTTTCTGTTTGATCGGTTCAGTTTTGGTTTGGTATTCTttctgaaattttttgttttgttttccaaGCCCACCCCTAATTGACGTATCGTTGGTCTGAACTCATAATGTACAACACGTACAAACcacaaaatcaaattaagagtCTACAAAAAAGCATGAGATACGCCCAATGAGTAAATAGATATAAAGTTTTAATACATGTACTTCAAAACccttattttctttaaaatggTGGTGTTATAGACAATGcatgatatatatttttttaaatgatactATTTTGAACACCTTAGTGTCCTGTAACGTACCATGTGAGCTGCTCATCAACTTTGGTATATAACTATGTCATGAAACAAGTGGActagactctctctctctcaagaacAGTGTCCTCTCTCTAAAAAAGCCCCAAATTTCTAAAAGCTTCCTCGCCATCAGCCCCTTATTCCGGTTTGGGGTCGGCGGCAGCCCAATGCTCACCCCTCCTTGCCCTCCTCCCTCTTCACCTTTCTTCCTCCCTATCCCCCCATTTCTCCTTGTTTCTTGGTTCTTACAGTTTCATCCGACTCCCCCCAATTTTTCCCTTCTCCAAACCACCATGGCTGGTgatttagattttcttttttatgcaCTTAGATTTCGGCTTGTTCCTTTCCAAATAATGCTCCTCACCATGGATCTTCAACCATCTACCCTTGCTACTCGGTTCGTCGGGTATCTCTTCTTGGGATCTCTTCCGAAAGCGCACTTTAGTGGTTTGTAGCATTTAAAGTGCATTTTGCACTAATTTGTACGATTATGGGAGCGCTCTCAGCATGGTAGCTTGCCTACCCCCTCTtttctgttcattttttttgttccttGGCCCTTCTTCTGGGTGGTGGCGATGGATCTGCGGTGGTGGTGTGGCTGTTTTGGTGGAGGTGTCTGCTTTACATTTTCATGTCTAGGCTTTTCGGTTTGTTTGCTATGGGCTGCTCACTTTGGGCCTATTtcattgtaattttcttttatggAGTTGGACTCTTGCTTGGCCTTTTTAAACTCTCTTTTGGAGTTATTCTTATCTTGTAATAGCTTTCTCTTTCAATGAAATTTACtctaattgacaaaaaaaaaatgtcatgaaacagaataaaaataagaaatagtGAAGAGAATCTTTTGAAGCTTTCTAGCTTTTTTCCTTGATATGCAACCCTTTTCTCCTTGATGCTGTTTGGTCTTTTCCCTCTTAAAAACTGATTACTTTTCTCCTTGtccagagagagagggagagatgccCGTTGCCAAGTTCCTTCCCCGTGTCTCTAAAAGTGAAGAAAGTTTTTGGCTTTGCCATCCCCCAAAAGACTTAGAAAGACTTAAAAAGCTTCACAAAAGCCCTCGGCTTTTATTTCCTTGTCTGCCATTAGAATGCCATAAATATAACCCACTTTACTTCTCTCCCATATCCCCACTTGCCACCATAAccttccccctctctctctctctagattgtAGTTAGAGAGAGAATCAACACTGGTCATTTTCTGGTGATTGCTTCCCTTTACTCATCTCTGTCATTGACTCTTTCCACGAAAATGGGTTGATATTTTACTTCCAAAGTCGCCCACAGAATTTGATTTTCCTTCTGATTTCTGAAAAATCTGAACTAGGTTCTGATACCAACCCCATTTTCCCATCTGGATAGTCCTCAAATCCCACAAAAACCCATCAAAAACAGAGAAATTCGCCACCTTTAACCAAACATGATCAGTTTCACAGACCTGTACCACGTCCTCACTGCCGTTGTGCCGCTGTACGTGGCCATGATCTTAGCCTACGGCTCTGTGAAATGGTGGAAAATCTTCAGCCCCGACCAATGCTCGGGCATCAACAGGTTCGTCGCTCTGTTCGCAGTTCCTCTGCTCTCCTTCCACTTCATCTCCACCAACAACCCCTACGCCATGAACTACAGGTTCATAGCGGCTGACACCCTTCAGAAAATCATCGTCCTGGCGGTCCTGGCTGTGTGGTCGAGAACAAGCGCCAGAGGCTCTCTCGAATGGTCCATcactctcttctccctctccaCTCTGCCCAACACTCTGGTCATGGGGATACCACTTTTGAAGGGCATGTACGGCGACGCCTCCGGCAGCCTCATGGTCCAAATCGTGGTCCTCCAGTGCATCATTTGGTACACTCTCATGCTCTTCCTTTTCGAGTATAGAGGTGCCCGCCTCCTCATTGGTGAACAGTTCCCGGACACCGCCGGCTCCATCATTTCCTTCAGGGTCGATTCCGACATCATATCCTTGGACGGGAAAGAGCCGTTGCAGACAGAGGCCGAGGTAGGAGAAGACGGGAAGCTCCATATCACTGTCAGAAAATCGACGAGCACTCGCTCCGAAATCCACTCCAGAAGATCCCACGGACCCAACTCCGGCGTGTCCTTAACCCCAAGGCCTTCTAATCTCACCAATGCGGAGATTTATAGCCTTCAGTCTTCGAGAAACCCGACTCCCAGAGGCTCCAGCTTTAACCACACTGATTTTTACTCCATGGTGAACGGGAAAAACATGAGCAATGCCAGTCCGAGACAATCGCACTACGGCAATGTGGGGTCTGATGAGGAGGCCGGAGGAGTTGGGGGGGCCAGAGGACGAGCAAATGGGGGGAATTCGGGGTATCCGGCGCCTCCCAGTGCCGGAATTTTCTCTCCGGTGACCGGACCCGCTGCCGGAGCCAAGAAGAAACCCATTGGGGCTGATGGTGGCAAAGACCTTCACATGTTTGTTTGGAGCTCAAACAATTCGCCTGCGTCGGAAGGAGGCATTCATGTTTTCAGAGGAGGAGAATATGGCAATGAACTTGCTGGGGTTGCTCCCCACTACAAAGGTAATGCTTTTGCAGTTGAAATATCTGTTTCTGTTAATTCCTGTAACTGTAATTGTATTTGTCCGGATCAATGTTTCAAGTTTTTGTTTGTTATTGCTTTTTGGTATTTCCCAGTTTTGTCCTCTTGCTTTCCAAAACAAAAATCCCCTGCTTTTTATTGGTACCATTTGGCATGTTGAATCTTGATCCACAACAACTGCTGTTGAATAGATTATGATGAGTTTGGCCGAAATGAGTTCAGCTTTGACAACAGGCCGGCTTCAAACGAGGCTGATCGGGAAGGTCCGGTGCTTTCCAAGTTGGGTTCGAGCTCCACCACTGAACTCCACCCCAAGACAGCTAATGGTGGTGAATCAAAGACCGCAACCATGCCGCCTGCTAGCGTTATGACCCGACTTATTCTAATTATGGTGTGGCGAAAACTGATTAGGAACCCAAACACTTACTCAAGCCTCATTGGCCTCACCTGGTCTTTGGTCTCCTACAAGTAAGCATTATTGACTTGTACAGTACATCGAAGGGACCTTTAAAATCATAATTTCAATCTATAATCCGTGTTATGATTTTCCAGGTGGCACATTGTTATGCCTGCGATTGTAGCCCGCTCGATTGCCATTCTGTCTGATGCAGGTCTTGGAATGGCCATGTTTAGTCTTGGTATGTTTAACTTGTAGTCCTTTGTGCTAAATGTCATACACAACTACAGCCTGAAGTATATATCGTTAATGAGCATTTTATTTGTAATGGGATTGCAGGCTTGTTCATGGCTTTACAACCAAGGATGATTGCTTGCGGAAATACAATTGCTTCCTTCGCCATGGCAGTTCGATTCCTTACAGGGCCGGCTGTCATGGCGGCGGCCTCAATTGCCGTTGGACTGCGAGGTGTTCTGTTGCACATTGCCATTGTACAGGTGCGGGAGTTTTAGCAATGCAGTAACAAATTGTACGCGGGAATTTATTCTTGTATTGTGTTCGATTTTTCAGGCAGCTCTTCCACAAGGGATTGTTCCGTTTGTCTTTGCTAAGGAATACAATGTTCATCCAAACATACTAAGCACCGGGTTCGATCACCAACAATCTTCATCTTGAATTCGATTAAACGTCACGTCTCTTATTAGACTAGTAGCATTCTATCTGAATTCATCTGATACGAGTCCTTTTTTTCCTGTTCTGCAGGGTTATCTTTGGAATGCTAATCGCTCTTCCGATCACATTGGTTTACTACATCTTGCTAGGGCTTtgaaacagatatctctttatcaTGTCGAGCGAACATAATGTAGGAGGATTACCCTTTGGCATTAGggaaatttctttttgtttttttttttttttttttttgttccccTAACCGCATAGGTTTTCAGAAGAAggtagagagagggagagacgtGGGAGGAAATATATTGACATTGACAAATTCTCTTCACACAAGGTTTAGAATTTAGATATGGAGGGAGAAATTGAGAAATGAGCTTTCAGAGGTTACTTATGCTGTAATTTGCCTCTTTATATGaaccctttctttctttctttgtttttttttttttttttttgttggttaaaaaaccctttcttcttttgtgCCTCTTTTGATGAAGTGAAGCCTCTCTCTCCCCtgcatttttcctttttatcaaAGGGGATTTTACTCAATTGGATTCTCTCTGCAAGATATTTAAAGCTCAATTGGAAGggattttcatttaaaaaaaaaaaggaattagttTTAGGACTTAGTATTACACATTAAACTTCAATGATCCGAAATTTTTATTCGTGAAGTTTCAATTCTTAgattatttttacaaaaatttaattcaatctaAAATtgtttgcctatttaattataagGATGAAATTTTAACATTTCATGGAGAATAAAGTGTTGGTCAATTTTtgtgaactcaattagatgtctcgAATATtttgatttggctaatattttacaagaatgatctatgaggtgtaacttcaaaaataaacaatttaaATTGTTAAAGTTCGATGAGGCGTGAGCTCAACATCTAATCCCAATTTttataaaagaatgaaaattccTTCTTGCTTCCTTTCAGGCCAATGCTTGCTTTTATTCTCTGTGTGAAAGAAGAACCAACCAAACAGTGTACTGTCTACATTTTTAGGAAagggatcatctccggatcccttccatctaatcctcctcatcaaacaaTCTAGACctatgaaatttgatctaatggcTACAAACAGGGATCCATTCTAAAAGTTAAAATAACTttagctgttggatcaaatttcaaaaatccgaaTTATTTGATAAGTAGAATTAGCTGGAAGAGATCTAGAGAAGATCCCTTTCCGTATTTTCAGCCTTCCCTGGATCCCTTTCCGtattggacaaggattgtctaccctcccacttccgatgccctcctattttgtgtggtcaccattaagccacgtcaacattttatattgttttttttagagataataagacaaaaatgaatagtaatattttgacgtggcttaaccatgactaCACAAACAGAAAGACATGAGAGGGCACCGAAAGTGAGAGGACAGACAATCTTTGTCCTTCTGTATTTTCAGCCTTCCACAGCTGAAAAAATAAACAAGCACTTTTATTAATGCTTTTTACCAGCTTTGTGAGCTGTCATTTGGTTTCCCACTCATTTCACTTGCATACACAAAAACTCATATCTCTctgtttcttcctttttcttaatattattattaatgctttAACAATTTGTGTGACCTAAATGCGGTAATAGAGCTAAGGAATAATTTCCTACACTTTATTATAATATCTCGTTGCATTAAAATAATGTTAATTGAGAAATTTAACACATAAAATTGTATCATTGTTTCAAAACTTAAGGATAACTACTTCAGTCCTTGAGGGCAAAGGCTCAAAGCTTTCTAAGCTACTAAAGTAATAacatgtgtatttttttttcaatatatcATTGATTTAGTAGATCaaaatgtcacgtgacggtaaaACGCATATAGAAGCCTCTATGCATGTCTAATATATCTAAAATCTCAAATCTGAATGGATGGGATGGGATGGGATGGGATGGGATGGGGGGATGGACCATAAAGCATGCATGTCGGTTGGTTTATTCTCTTTAAGTCTCCCTTTTAGGATGTGTTTGTCAGCGCTTGTAAATCTCTCTGCTTTCTTTGGATTGGGGAACAAGGACCACTCACAGAGACTGAGACTCAGAGAATTAGtttctttgttctttctttttttttggttacaaaagattagtttctttcttttctttttttaaccgAAAGATAGAAATATATTAAAGACGAATAGAGATGTTTACATCCTGAGCAAGGAAATTAAACAGAAAAGCAGGCCCAATACAATCCCAGGTAAAATATCATCCCTCCTTCAAAACATAATTAGCCACCGAGTGAGCAGCACGATTGCCCTCTCTAggcacaaaagcaaaagaaacagACATCAACTTTTGCACTAGAACCTCAATGTCGCCGAGAATGCATTCAATACTAAAATCGATCACCACTTCCTTCTTCAGCATCAGAATAATCATTCTCGCATCAAATTCGATGACAACATCATCAAACCTGTGATCAATACAGGCTATCAAGGCGGCCCTAATGGCAAGAGCTTCCGCAGCAGCTGCACTGTGGCAGTAACAGACGCCAGACCCTTCAGCAGCTtgaagcaatctagcaaagTCACGACCCAGCCAACCCACCCTCACACGCATTGTATTCTTACAACAAGCAGCGTCAGTATTTATCTCGATAGTTCCATACCTTGGTTTTTGCCACTTACCACAAGTTTTTCCGGAACCCGTTACAGTCTTCGTCGACCTAGGGCAATATTAACACACTCCGGAGCCAAAGAGGCTCTGTACTCAGTGGTGCTCTTCCTCCAGGCTTCCAAGATCTCCAAAAGCTGACGATGGATCCCGTTAAAAACCACCTCGTTTCTATTTTTCCACAATCTCCTTAGGCCAAAGGCAAAATCTTGGCAGATTTCATCCGCATTATCCCTATCCTTAACCTGGGCACAAAATTTACTCCAGCTATCTAAGAAATCACTTTCCTCCAGGACGTGGGAATTTAAATGCAGAGGAGAACAGAACCAAAAGACATGACTAATTTCACACCAAAAAAACAGATGGTTTTCAGTTTCGTTGAAAGTATTACAAACACCACAGACATTGTCAATCCTCATGTGACGCCATTTCAGGTTATGTCTGACAGCCAGAGCGTTGTTGCAGGAGCGCCAAATGAAAATCTTGATCTTATTTGGAACTTGCAGTCTCCAAATATTGTTCCATACCAGATTTAGCTTATTAAACTCACTGGGGGGCCACGACCTTTTCTTCCCAAAGCTCCATCTTTCATAAGTTTTATAGCCAAACCGTACCCAGTTTTGACTGAATAAACTCCATCAGTAGTGCCAGACCAGTCGATCATCAATGCCAGCTTGGCTTAAAGGTATGCTTAAAATTGGTAACACGTCGTCCTGACTGAACCCGTCCGAGATCATATCAATCCTCCAAGAGTTAGAAAACGGGTCAATTAAGTCACTAACCATGGTTCCTTCAAGAATTGCCTTCGGTTTAACTTTAAAAGTCGAGGGTTTCGGGAACCACGGGTCCTCCCTAATATTAATACTTTTTCCAACCCCACGAAGTGTTCTTCCCTCTAGAAGCTTTTCTAAAGGATTTCCCCGGGAAGTATTTATCTCTCAACACCGAAGCACAAAGGGACAAAGGATTTTGGGTAATCCACCATCCAATCTTAGCAAGGAAGGCAAGATTGAAACATTGGATGTCCTTAAATCCCAAACCACCAGACTTTTTTTGCTTCATTAATCGGCCCTAAGAGATCCAGTGAACTCCCTTGCACTGATTACTGCCTCGCCACTAGTAATTTTGAATGGCTCTTTCAACATCCCGACACACGCCAATGGGAAGCTTAAAACAACTCATGGCGAAATTTGGCAGGGCCATAGCCACGGCTTTCACAAGGACCTCATTTCTAGCCTGGGACAAATACTGCTCGGCCCACCCCGACATACGGGCTTCAATCTTATCCCGAACCTCAGcaaaaaccattttttttaatgccCAAAATCAACTTGCAGGCCCAAATATTTCCCAAAACCCTGTTTACTTTGAATCCCTAAGGTGTCCACAAGTTTAGCCTTGATACACTTTGGGGTATTGCCACTGAAGAAAACTGAGCTTTTGGCCAAATTAATCTCCTGACCAGAGCCCCGAGCGTAAATCTTTAAAACTTTAACAACACTTTTCACCTCCTCCACATAAGCATTTCCAAAAACCACAGAATCGTCCGCAAAGAATAGATGCGTTAGAAGGGATCCAGCAGGAGATATCTTGAACCCATGGAGAGCACCCTGTTCCAAGCTTCTCTTAATTAACATAGAGAAGCCTTCAGTACAAAGAAGAAGCATGAAGGGGGAGAGATGATCTCCTTGTCTAAGCCCCATTTCCGGCTGGATGTACCCAATTGGAAAACCGTTTATAAGGACACTAAAAGAGACCGTAGATATGCACTCCTTGATCCAGCTACAAAAAA
Proteins encoded in this region:
- the LOC126593657 gene encoding probable auxin efflux carrier component 1b, translating into MISFTDLYHVLTAVVPLYVAMILAYGSVKWWKIFSPDQCSGINRFVALFAVPLLSFHFISTNNPYAMNYRFIAADTLQKIIVLAVLAVWSRTSARGSLEWSITLFSLSTLPNTLVMGIPLLKGMYGDASGSLMVQIVVLQCIIWYTLMLFLFEYRGARLLIGEQFPDTAGSIISFRVDSDIISLDGKEPLQTEAEVGEDGKLHITVRKSTSTRSEIHSRRSHGPNSGVSLTPRPSNLTNAEIYSLQSSRNPTPRGSSFNHTDFYSMVNGKNMSNASPRQSHYGNVGSDEEAGGVGGARGRANGGNSGYPAPPSAGIFSPVTGPAAGAKKKPIGADGGKDLHMFVWSSNNSPASEGGIHVFRGGEYGNELAGVAPHYKDYDEFGRNEFSFDNRPASNEADREGPVLSKLGSSSTTELHPKTANGGESKTATMPPASVMTRLILIMVWRKLIRNPNTYSSLIGLTWSLVSYKWHIVMPAIVARSIAILSDAGLGMAMFSLGLFMALQPRMIACGNTIASFAMAVRFLTGPAVMAAASIAVGLRGVLLHIAIVQAALPQGIVPFVFAKEYNVHPNILSTGVIFGMLIALPITLVYYILLGL